One window of the Mycobacterium xenopi genome contains the following:
- a CDS encoding sensor domain-containing protein: MLAEMQSSSYRSADVRDVVWESWLDGRSAFAGVVAVDEGVVALPTAAEADALFATFAEQWSRCDGKAATYRDQTYRITDVRVADSVLAATLQTSPSPIARAIGVRVNCLVEVKVPFSADVRSTPDPAPGDPETRAIAIARRMMDKISDLS; the protein is encoded by the coding sequence GTGCTGGCCGAAATGCAGTCGAGCAGCTACCGATCCGCCGACGTCCGCGACGTGGTCTGGGAGAGCTGGCTGGACGGGCGCAGCGCTTTCGCTGGCGTGGTCGCGGTCGACGAAGGCGTGGTCGCGTTGCCGACGGCCGCCGAGGCCGACGCGCTGTTCGCGACGTTCGCCGAGCAGTGGAGCCGCTGCGACGGCAAAGCCGCAACCTACCGCGACCAGACGTACCGGATCACCGACGTGCGCGTTGCCGACTCGGTGCTCGCGGCCACTCTGCAAACTTCGCCCAGCCCGATCGCACGGGCCATCGGGGTTCGGGTGAACTGCCTCGTCGAGGTCAAGGTTCCGTTTTCTGCCGACGTTCGCTCGACCCCGGACCCGGCCCCGGGCGACCCGGAAACCCGGGCCATCGCCATTGCGCGGCGGATGATGGACAAGATCAGCGACCTGAGCTGA
- a CDS encoding transglutaminase family protein, with translation MWRMRVVHTTGYAYPSPVTASYNEARLTPRSDTRQNVILNRVETVPATRSYRYVDYWGTAVTAFDLHAPHSELTVTSSSVVETDRLEPPAEKASWAQLQTEAVVDRFDEVLVPTGYTPASRRVAAVGRRIAKYHEPGDAVVAAARWVRSELRYLPGTTGVHFSGLDALREGMGVCQDFAHLSLTLLRSMGIPARYVSGYLHPDRDGVVGQTVDGQSHAWIQAWTGAWWDYDPTNDTEINEQYISVGVGRDYSDVSPLKGIYSGEGATDLDVIVEITRLA, from the coding sequence ATGTGGCGGATGCGGGTGGTGCACACCACGGGCTATGCTTACCCTTCGCCGGTTACCGCGTCGTATAACGAGGCCCGGCTGACACCGCGGTCGGACACACGGCAGAACGTGATTCTCAACCGCGTCGAGACGGTGCCGGCTACCCGGTCATACCGCTATGTCGACTACTGGGGCACCGCAGTGACCGCGTTCGATCTGCACGCCCCGCACAGCGAACTGACAGTCACATCGTCCTCGGTTGTGGAGACGGACCGTCTCGAACCGCCGGCCGAGAAGGCGAGTTGGGCCCAGCTACAAACCGAGGCGGTGGTCGATCGGTTCGACGAGGTGCTCGTCCCGACCGGCTATACCCCGGCGAGCAGACGCGTTGCCGCCGTGGGCAGGAGGATCGCCAAATACCATGAGCCGGGCGATGCTGTCGTTGCCGCCGCCCGGTGGGTGCGCAGCGAACTGCGCTACCTACCGGGTACTACCGGCGTGCACTTCTCGGGACTAGACGCGCTGCGTGAGGGTATGGGGGTATGCCAGGATTTCGCGCACTTGTCGCTGACTTTGCTGCGCAGCATGGGAATTCCGGCGCGATACGTGTCCGGATACCTGCATCCCGACCGCGACGGTGTGGTGGGGCAGACGGTGGACGGGCAAAGTCACGCGTGGATCCAGGCGTGGACCGGGGCCTGGTGGGACTATGACCCGACGAATGACACTGAGATCAACGAGCAGTACATCAGTGTGGGAGTGGGCCGCGACTACTCGGACGTGTCGCCGCTGAAAGGCATCTACTCCGGGGAGGGTGCGACCGACCTCGACGTGATCGTCGAGATCACCAGACTGGCTTAG
- the lepA gene encoding translation elongation factor 4 has product MCRRDRASIRWTYLRIARNPSYQEIPISSFADQTFTAPAQIRNFCIIAHIDHGKSTLADRMLQLTGVVDERSMRAQYLDRMDIERERGITIKAQNVRLPWRISGGPDAGKEYVLHLIDTPGHVDFTYEVSRALAACEGAVLLVDAAQGIEAQTLANLYLALDRDLVIIPVLNKIDLPAADPDRYAAEIAHIIGCQPADVLRVSGKTGEGVAHLLDEVVRQVPPPRGDADAPTRAMIFDSVYDTYRGVVTYVRVVDGKITPRERIAMMSTGATHELLEVGIVSPEPKPTAGLGVGEVGYLITGVKDVRQSKVGDTVTTARHGATEPLTGYREPKPMVYSGLYPVDGSEYPALRDALDRLQLNDAALTYEPETSVALGFGFRCGFLGLLHMEITRERLEREFDLDLISTSPNVVYRVVKDDGTEVQVTNPSDWPSGKIRTVYEPVVKITIIAPSEFIGTIMELCQSRRGELGGMDYLSPERVELRYRMPLGEIIFDFFDALKSRTRGYASLDYEEAGEQEAELVKVDILLQGEPVDAFSAIVHKDAAAGYGHRMTAKLKELIPRQQFEVPVQAAIGSKIITRENIRAIRKDVLSKCYGGDITRKRKLLERQKEGKKRMKTIGRVDVPQEAFVAALSTDVGGDKTKK; this is encoded by the coding sequence TTGTGTCGTCGCGACCGCGCCTCGATACGCTGGACGTACCTGCGCATTGCGCGTAACCCGTCGTACCAGGAGATTCCCATCAGCAGCTTCGCCGACCAGACCTTCACCGCGCCGGCGCAGATTCGGAATTTCTGCATCATCGCCCACATCGACCACGGCAAATCCACGCTGGCCGACCGGATGCTGCAGCTCACCGGCGTGGTCGACGAACGCTCCATGCGTGCGCAGTACCTGGACCGGATGGACATCGAGCGTGAACGCGGCATCACCATCAAGGCGCAAAACGTGCGCCTGCCCTGGCGAATCAGCGGCGGGCCGGACGCCGGAAAAGAATACGTGCTGCATCTGATCGATACCCCCGGCCACGTCGACTTCACCTACGAGGTGTCGCGGGCGCTGGCGGCCTGCGAAGGCGCGGTGCTGCTGGTCGACGCCGCACAGGGCATCGAGGCCCAGACGCTGGCCAACCTGTATCTGGCACTGGACCGCGACCTGGTGATCATCCCGGTGCTCAACAAGATCGACCTGCCCGCCGCCGACCCCGACCGCTACGCCGCCGAGATCGCCCACATCATCGGCTGCCAGCCCGCCGACGTGTTGCGGGTGTCCGGCAAGACCGGTGAGGGGGTGGCCCATCTGTTAGACGAGGTGGTCCGGCAGGTGCCGCCGCCCCGGGGCGACGCCGACGCCCCGACGCGGGCGATGATCTTCGACTCCGTCTACGACACCTACCGCGGCGTGGTCACCTACGTGCGGGTGGTCGACGGCAAGATCACCCCGCGCGAGCGGATCGCGATGATGTCCACCGGCGCCACCCACGAACTGCTCGAGGTGGGCATCGTCTCCCCGGAACCCAAGCCCACCGCCGGACTCGGGGTCGGGGAGGTGGGGTATCTGATCACCGGCGTGAAGGACGTTCGCCAGTCCAAGGTCGGCGACACCGTCACCACCGCGCGCCACGGCGCGACCGAACCGCTGACCGGTTACCGCGAACCCAAACCGATGGTGTATTCGGGCCTGTATCCGGTCGACGGCTCGGAGTACCCCGCGTTGCGCGATGCGCTGGACCGGCTACAGCTCAACGACGCCGCGCTCACCTACGAACCGGAAACCTCGGTGGCGCTCGGTTTCGGATTCCGCTGCGGCTTTTTGGGATTGCTGCACATGGAGATCACCCGCGAGCGGCTGGAACGCGAATTCGACCTCGACCTGATCTCGACCTCGCCCAACGTCGTCTACCGGGTGGTCAAAGACGACGGGACGGAAGTCCAAGTGACCAATCCGTCGGATTGGCCGTCGGGCAAGATCCGCACCGTCTACGAGCCCGTCGTGAAGATCACCATCATCGCGCCCAGCGAATTCATCGGCACGATCATGGAGCTGTGCCAGTCGCGCCGCGGAGAACTGGGCGGCATGGACTATCTGTCCCCGGAACGTGTCGAGCTGCGCTATCGCATGCCCCTGGGCGAGATCATCTTCGACTTCTTCGACGCGCTGAAGTCACGCACCCGCGGCTACGCCAGCCTGGACTACGAAGAGGCCGGCGAGCAGGAAGCCGAGCTGGTCAAGGTCGACATCCTGTTGCAGGGCGAGCCGGTCGACGCGTTCAGCGCGATCGTGCACAAGGACGCCGCGGCCGGCTACGGGCACAGGATGACCGCCAAGCTCAAAGAACTCATTCCCCGTCAGCAGTTCGAGGTGCCGGTGCAGGCGGCGATCGGCTCGAAAATCATTACGCGAGAAAATATTCGGGCGATACGCAAAGATGTGCTGTCCAAATGCTACGGCGGTGACATCACTCGCAAACGCAAACTGCTGGAAAGGCAGAAGGAAGGCAAGAAGCGGATGAAGACCATCGGACGGGTCGACGTGCCGCAGGAGGCGTTCGTGGCGGCACTGTCGACCGACGTCGGCGGTGACAAAACCAAGAAGTAG
- a CDS encoding type II toxin-antitoxin system PemK/MazF family toxin has product MASQWRTLQRMAEHLVFNEAPKFIRQLHNSPGIQRGIKFGLDVISGSIPQPPAAITEGRPVTSRSVPTAQRARKLVYAPDLDGRADPGEIVWTWVVYEDDPTRGKDRPVLVVGRDRRTLLGLMLSSQESHADDPNWVGIGAGSWDETGRPSWVRLDRVLDVPEASIRREGAVLDRDVFEVVATRLRAEYSWS; this is encoded by the coding sequence ATGGCGTCACAGTGGAGGACGTTGCAGCGAATGGCGGAACACCTCGTGTTCAACGAGGCCCCGAAATTCATCCGCCAGCTGCATAACTCGCCTGGCATCCAGCGGGGTATCAAGTTCGGCCTTGACGTCATCAGCGGCAGCATCCCCCAACCGCCTGCGGCCATCACCGAAGGCCGGCCCGTGACCAGCCGCAGTGTGCCCACCGCGCAGCGGGCCCGCAAGCTCGTCTATGCGCCGGATTTGGACGGGCGTGCCGATCCCGGCGAAATCGTGTGGACCTGGGTGGTTTACGAGGACGACCCGACCCGAGGCAAGGACCGTCCGGTCCTGGTGGTCGGCCGCGACCGGCGAACCTTGCTCGGGTTGATGCTCTCCAGCCAGGAAAGCCATGCCGACGATCCGAACTGGGTCGGGATCGGGGCCGGTAGCTGGGACGAGACCGGCAGACCAAGCTGGGTTCGCCTCGATCGGGTACTCGACGTGCCCGAGGCGAGCATCCGCCGCGAGGGCGCGGTCTTAGATCGCGACGTCTTCGAGGTCGTGGCCACGCGGCTGCGCGCCGAATACTCGTGGAGCTGA
- a CDS encoding glycoside hydrolase family 15 protein: MVLHAESADEAADQTFVAPLTVTSPVPVTAGGSLRNPFPPIADYAFLSDCETTCLISPAGSVEWLCVPRPDSPSVFGAILDRNAGHFRLGPYGVSVPSARRYLPGSLIMETTWQTHTGWLIVRDALVMGPWHDIDRRSRTHRRTPMDWDAEHILLRTVRCVSGTAELMMSCEPAFDYHRISATWEYSADAYGEAVASAKTDPDAHPTLRLTTNLRIGLEGREARARTRLKEGDDVFVALSWSKHPAPQTYAEAADKMWQTTECWRQWINIGNFPDHPWRAYLQRSALTLKGLTYSPTGALLAASTTSLPETPQGERNWDYRYAWIRDSTFALWGLYTLGLDREADDFFSFIADVSGANNGERHPLQVMYGVGGERILEEQELPHLSGYDHARPVRIGNGAYKQNQHDIWGAILDSFYLHARSREQVPETLWPVLKKQVEEAAAHWREPDRGIWEVRGEPKHFTSSKVMCWVALDRGAKLAERQGEKAYAQKWRVIAEEIKADILQHGVNAKGVFTQHYGADALDASLLMVVLTRFLPPDDPRVRNTVLAIADELTEQGLVLRYRVEETDDGLTGLEGTFTICSFWLVSALVEIGEVSRAKHLCERLLSFASPLYLYAEELEPRTGRHLGNFPQAFTHLALINAVVHVIRAEEEADGTGVFQPANAPM; encoded by the coding sequence ATGGTCCTGCACGCCGAGTCCGCCGACGAGGCCGCTGACCAGACCTTCGTCGCGCCCCTCACCGTCACGTCGCCGGTACCGGTCACGGCGGGCGGATCGCTGCGCAACCCGTTCCCGCCGATCGCCGACTACGCGTTTTTGTCCGACTGCGAAACGACGTGCCTGATCTCGCCGGCGGGCTCGGTGGAATGGCTGTGCGTGCCGAGGCCGGACTCGCCGAGCGTGTTCGGCGCGATCCTGGACCGTAACGCCGGCCATTTCCGGCTCGGCCCCTATGGGGTGTCGGTGCCTTCGGCGCGGCGCTATCTGCCCGGCAGCCTGATCATGGAGACCACCTGGCAAACCCACACCGGCTGGCTGATTGTGCGTGACGCGCTGGTGATGGGGCCGTGGCACGACATCGATCGGCGATCGCGCACCCATCGCCGCACGCCGATGGACTGGGACGCCGAGCATATCCTGCTGCGCACCGTGCGCTGTGTCAGCGGCACCGCCGAGCTGATGATGAGCTGCGAGCCGGCGTTCGACTACCACCGCATCAGCGCGACGTGGGAATATTCGGCCGACGCCTACGGTGAGGCCGTCGCCAGCGCCAAAACGGATCCCGATGCTCATCCGACGCTTCGGCTGACTACCAATTTGCGCATCGGGCTGGAGGGCCGCGAAGCGCGGGCACGCACCCGGCTCAAAGAGGGTGACGACGTGTTCGTCGCCTTGAGCTGGTCCAAACACCCCGCCCCGCAGACATACGCGGAGGCCGCCGACAAGATGTGGCAGACCACGGAATGCTGGCGGCAGTGGATCAACATCGGCAACTTCCCCGACCACCCGTGGCGGGCGTATCTGCAGCGCAGTGCGCTTACGTTGAAGGGCTTGACCTACTCGCCCACCGGCGCGCTGCTGGCGGCAAGCACCACCTCGCTTCCGGAAACCCCGCAGGGCGAGCGCAATTGGGACTACCGCTACGCGTGGATTCGCGATTCGACGTTCGCGTTGTGGGGGCTTTACACCCTGGGCCTGGATCGTGAGGCCGACGATTTCTTCTCGTTCATCGCCGACGTTTCGGGCGCCAACAATGGAGAACGCCATCCGTTGCAGGTGATGTACGGCGTCGGCGGCGAACGCATCCTCGAGGAACAAGAGCTGCCCCATCTGTCCGGATACGACCACGCCCGCCCGGTCCGGATCGGAAACGGCGCCTACAAGCAAAACCAACACGACATCTGGGGTGCGATCCTGGACTCGTTCTACTTGCACGCACGCTCGCGTGAGCAGGTCCCCGAGACACTGTGGCCGGTGCTCAAAAAGCAGGTCGAAGAGGCGGCGGCGCACTGGCGCGAGCCCGACCGCGGCATCTGGGAGGTGCGCGGCGAACCCAAGCATTTCACCTCGTCGAAGGTGATGTGCTGGGTGGCGCTGGACCGGGGCGCCAAGCTGGCCGAGCGGCAGGGCGAGAAGGCCTACGCGCAGAAGTGGCGGGTGATCGCCGAAGAGATCAAGGCCGACATCCTCCAGCACGGGGTCAATGCCAAGGGCGTGTTCACCCAGCACTACGGCGCCGACGCGCTGGATGCGTCGCTGCTCATGGTGGTGCTCACCCGGTTTTTGCCCCCCGATGACCCCCGGGTGCGCAACACCGTGCTGGCCATCGCCGACGAACTCACCGAACAGGGCTTGGTGTTGCGCTACCGCGTTGAGGAGACCGACGACGGGCTCACCGGGCTTGAGGGCACCTTCACCATCTGCTCGTTCTGGCTGGTGTCGGCGCTGGTCGAGATCGGGGAAGTCAGCCGCGCCAAGCATTTGTGCGAGCGGCTGTTGTCGTTTGCCAGCCCGCTGTACCTCTACGCCGAGGAGCTCGAGCCGCGCACCGGCCGTCATCTGGGCAACTTCCCGCAGGCGTTCACCCACCTGGCGTTGATCAACGCGGTAGTGCACGTGATCCGCGCCGAAGAAGAAGCCGACGGCACCGGGGTTTTCCAGCCGGCCAACGCACCCATGTAG
- the holA gene encoding DNA polymerase III subunit delta — protein MHLVLGDEELLVERAVAAILRSVRERAGSDDVSVSRVRAGDVDAYELAELLSPSLFADERVVVLEAAGDAGKDAANVIAATAADIPSGTALVVVHSGGGRAKALAGQLRDLGAVVHPCARITKASERAEFVRGEFRSLDVRVDDDTVTALLEAVGSDVRELASACSQLVADTGGHVDAAAVRRYHSGKAEVKGFDIADKAVAGDVAGAAEALRWAMMRGEPHVVLADALAEAVHTIARVGPLSGDPYRLAAELGMPPWRVQKAQRQARRWSRGSVAAAMKLVAALNADVKGAAADPEYALEAAVRTVAELVAKGR, from the coding sequence CTGCATCTGGTGCTCGGAGACGAAGAGCTGCTGGTCGAGCGCGCCGTGGCGGCGATACTGCGATCGGTGCGTGAGCGTGCTGGCAGCGACGACGTGTCGGTGAGTCGGGTGCGCGCGGGTGATGTCGACGCCTACGAACTGGCAGAGCTGCTGAGCCCGTCACTTTTCGCCGACGAGCGGGTGGTGGTGCTGGAAGCCGCGGGCGACGCGGGCAAGGACGCGGCCAACGTCATCGCCGCGACCGCCGCCGACATCCCGTCCGGCACCGCGCTGGTCGTGGTGCATTCCGGTGGTGGGCGCGCCAAGGCCCTGGCAGGCCAATTGCGTGACCTCGGCGCCGTAGTCCACCCCTGCGCCAGGATCACCAAAGCCAGCGAGCGCGCCGAGTTCGTTCGCGGTGAGTTCCGCTCGCTGGACGTCCGGGTTGACGACGACACGGTCACCGCGTTGCTCGAGGCGGTCGGCTCCGACGTCCGTGAGCTTGCATCGGCGTGTTCGCAGCTGGTCGCCGACACCGGCGGCCACGTCGACGCCGCCGCCGTGCGCCGCTACCACAGCGGCAAGGCCGAAGTGAAGGGCTTCGACATCGCCGACAAAGCCGTGGCCGGCGACGTGGCCGGAGCAGCCGAAGCGCTGCGGTGGGCGATGATGCGTGGCGAGCCGCACGTGGTGCTCGCCGATGCGCTGGCCGAAGCGGTTCACACCATCGCCCGGGTTGGGCCGCTCTCCGGTGACCCGTACCGGCTGGCCGCGGAGCTGGGCATGCCGCCCTGGCGGGTGCAGAAAGCCCAACGCCAGGCCCGGCGGTGGTCGCGCGGCAGCGTGGCCGCGGCGATGAAACTGGTCGCCGCGCTCAACGCCGACGTCAAGGGTGCGGCCGCCGACCCGGAGTATGCGCTGGAGGCCGCGGTGAGGACGGTTGCCGAACTGGTCGCCAAGGGCCGCTGA
- a CDS encoding circularly permuted type 2 ATP-grasp protein — protein sequence MGVRTLPAETRRNSRSRSRPSKRYQGIFDGYNSPGSYVTAFDEMFDGQGNVRAPYKGIYAELAPSDASELEARAEALGRAFVDQGITFSLSGKERPFPLDLIPRVISAAEWARLERGITQRVTALEMYLDDIYGDQEILRDGVIPRRLVTSCEHFHRQAAGIVPPNGVRIHVAGIDLIRDQRGNFRVLEDNLRSPSGVSYVMENRRTMARVFPNLFATHRVRAVDDYAAHLLRALRNSAATNEADPTVVVLTPGVANAAYFEHSLLARQMGVELVEGRDLFCRDNQVYMRTTEGERQVDVIYRRIDDAFLDPLQFRPDSVLGVAGLLNAARAGNVVISSAVGNGVGDDKLVYTYVPTIIEYYLGEKPLLANVDTLRCWLDNEREEVLDRIDELVLKPVEGSGGYGIVFGPDASQHELALVAKKIRDDPRGWIAQPVMQLSTVPTRVGNKLAPRYVDLRPFAVNDGDEVWVLPGGLTRVALLEGSLLVNSSQGGGSKDTWVLAPRTSPAHRELGAAEIVRSLPGPATGPDGETAVDGASSQQRRQPLLARQPQDQQSQQQ from the coding sequence GTGGGCGTTCGTACTCTGCCCGCCGAGACCAGGCGGAATTCGCGCAGCCGGTCGCGCCCGTCGAAGCGATACCAGGGCATTTTCGACGGTTATAACAGCCCGGGCAGCTACGTCACCGCCTTCGACGAGATGTTCGACGGCCAAGGCAATGTCCGCGCGCCCTACAAGGGGATCTACGCCGAGCTCGCTCCGTCCGACGCGTCAGAACTCGAGGCGCGCGCCGAGGCGCTGGGCCGCGCGTTTGTCGATCAGGGCATCACGTTCTCGCTGTCAGGCAAGGAACGGCCGTTTCCCCTCGACCTGATCCCGCGGGTGATTTCAGCTGCCGAGTGGGCGCGACTCGAACGCGGCATCACCCAGCGGGTCACAGCGCTGGAGATGTATCTCGACGACATCTACGGCGACCAAGAGATCTTGCGGGACGGCGTCATCCCGCGCCGACTCGTCACCTCCTGCGAGCACTTTCACCGCCAGGCCGCCGGCATCGTGCCGCCCAATGGGGTTCGCATCCACGTCGCCGGCATCGACTTGATTCGCGACCAGCGCGGCAACTTCCGAGTCCTCGAAGACAACCTGCGCTCGCCGTCAGGCGTGTCGTATGTGATGGAGAACCGGCGCACCATGGCGCGGGTTTTCCCAAACCTGTTCGCCACCCACCGGGTACGCGCAGTCGACGACTACGCCGCGCACCTGCTGCGCGCGCTGCGCAACTCCGCGGCCACCAACGAGGCCGACCCGACCGTCGTGGTGCTCACCCCGGGGGTCGCCAACGCCGCGTACTTCGAGCATTCGCTGCTGGCCCGGCAGATGGGTGTCGAACTTGTCGAGGGCCGCGACCTGTTCTGCCGCGACAACCAGGTGTATATGCGCACCACCGAAGGCGAGCGCCAGGTCGACGTCATCTACCGCCGCATCGACGACGCGTTTTTGGACCCGCTGCAGTTTCGTCCGGACTCGGTGCTCGGGGTGGCCGGCTTGCTCAACGCCGCCCGCGCGGGCAACGTGGTGATCTCCAGCGCCGTCGGCAACGGGGTCGGCGACGACAAACTCGTCTACACCTACGTGCCGACGATCATCGAGTACTACCTCGGCGAGAAACCGTTACTGGCCAACGTGGATACTCTGCGCTGCTGGCTGGACAACGAACGTGAAGAGGTGCTGGACCGCATCGACGAACTGGTCCTCAAACCGGTTGAAGGGTCCGGCGGATACGGGATCGTTTTCGGCCCAGACGCCTCCCAGCACGAACTTGCGTTGGTGGCCAAGAAGATTCGCGACGACCCGCGCGGCTGGATCGCCCAGCCGGTGATGCAGTTGTCGACGGTGCCGACCCGGGTCGGGAACAAACTCGCCCCCCGCTACGTCGATTTGCGCCCTTTCGCGGTCAACGACGGCGACGAGGTGTGGGTGTTGCCGGGCGGACTGACCCGGGTCGCCCTCTTGGAGGGCTCCCTCCTGGTCAACTCCAGCCAGGGCGGCGGTTCGAAAGACACCTGGGTGCTCGCCCCCCGCACGTCACCGGCGCATCGCGAGCTCGGCGCGGCTGAGATCGTGCGGTCGCTGCCTGGGCCGGCCACCGGGCCTGACGGCGAGACGGCCGTCGACGGCGCCTCGTCACAACAGCGCCGACAGCCGCTGCTGGCACGCCAGCCGCAGGATCAGCAGTCGCAGCAACAGTAA
- a CDS encoding alpha-E domain-containing protein yields the protein MLARNAEALYWIGRYVERADDTARILDVTVHQLLEDSSVDPDHTSRVLLHVLGMEPPESELDVWSLTDLVAFRHNTQGGCSIVDAISAARENARSAREVTSTEIWECLNTTYNALAERERAAKRFGPHDFLSFVEGRAAMFAGLADSTLSRDDGYRFMMLGRAIERVDMTVRLLLSRVGDSASSPAWVTVLRSAGAHDTYLRTYRGVLDANRVVEFMLLDRLFPRSIFFSLKVAEHNLDELLRHPQSRVGATAEAQRLLGRARSELEFLQPGALLESLESRLAGLQNTCREVGDALALQYFHVAPWVAWSDVGQRRPQPAVRGKA from the coding sequence ATGCTGGCACGAAACGCCGAGGCGCTGTACTGGATAGGCCGCTACGTCGAGCGCGCCGACGACACCGCACGCATTCTCGATGTGACCGTGCACCAACTGCTCGAGGACTCCAGCGTCGACCCCGACCACACCTCCCGGGTATTGCTGCACGTGCTCGGGATGGAGCCACCGGAGTCGGAGTTAGACGTCTGGTCGCTGACTGATTTGGTGGCGTTTCGCCATAACACCCAAGGAGGCTGCTCCATCGTCGACGCGATCTCGGCTGCTCGGGAAAACGCACGCTCAGCGCGGGAAGTGACGTCCACCGAGATCTGGGAATGCCTGAATACCACTTACAACGCACTCGCCGAACGCGAGCGGGCAGCCAAACGCTTTGGGCCGCATGACTTTCTATCGTTCGTCGAAGGTCGTGCAGCGATGTTCGCGGGTCTGGCCGACTCGACGCTGTCCCGTGACGACGGCTACCGCTTCATGATGCTGGGTCGCGCGATCGAACGTGTGGATATGACGGTGCGGCTGTTGCTTTCACGCGTAGGGGACAGCGCGTCATCGCCGGCGTGGGTGACGGTTTTGCGCTCAGCCGGGGCGCACGACACCTACCTACGCACCTACCGCGGCGTGCTGGACGCCAACCGGGTGGTCGAGTTCATGCTGTTGGACCGGCTTTTCCCGCGCTCGATCTTCTTCTCGCTGAAGGTGGCCGAACACAACCTCGACGAGCTGCTGCGTCACCCGCAGAGCCGGGTCGGTGCGACCGCGGAAGCCCAGCGGCTGCTCGGTCGGGCCCGCAGTGAACTCGAATTCCTGCAACCGGGTGCGCTGCTCGAGTCGCTGGAGTCCCGGCTGGCCGGCCTGCAAAACACCTGCCGCGAAGTCGGAGACGCGTTGGCGCTGCAGTACTTTCATGTCGCGCCGTGGGTGGCGTGGTCCGATGTGGGTCAACGTCGCCCACAGCCGGCCGTGCGGGGGAAGGCCTGA
- a CDS encoding CBS domain-containing protein has protein sequence MRIRDVLRNKGAAVVTINPDATVTELLAGLAEHNIGAMVVVGPDGLEGIVSERDVVRELHNHGSRVLAWPVSKIMTSVVATCTKSDTVDAISALMTENRVRHVPVVENGELVGIVSIGDVVKTRIDELEAEHAQLQSYITQG, from the coding sequence ATGCGAATTCGGGACGTGTTGCGGAACAAGGGCGCGGCGGTCGTGACCATCAATCCCGATGCCACGGTCACCGAGCTGCTCGCCGGATTAGCCGAGCACAATATCGGCGCCATGGTGGTAGTCGGACCAGATGGGCTGGAAGGGATCGTGTCCGAACGTGACGTCGTGCGCGAGCTGCACAACCACGGTTCTCGCGTGCTCGCTTGGCCGGTGTCGAAGATCATGACGTCGGTGGTGGCCACCTGCACCAAGTCCGACACGGTCGATGCCATCAGCGCGCTGATGACCGAGAATCGGGTGCGGCACGTGCCGGTGGTCGAAAACGGGGAGCTGGTCGGCATCGTCAGCATCGGCGACGTCGTCAAGACCCGCATCGACGAGCTGGAAGCCGAGCACGCGCAGCTGCAGTCCTACATCACCCAGGGCTAA
- the rpsT gene encoding 30S ribosomal protein S20 has translation MANIKQQAKRNRTNERRRLRNKSVKSSVRTAIRKFREAVAAGEKDKAAELLVSTSRKLDKAATKGVIHKNQAANKKSALARAYNKL, from the coding sequence GTGGCCAACATCAAACAGCAGGCGAAGCGCAATCGCACCAACGAGCGCCGACGACTGCGCAACAAGTCGGTGAAATCGTCGGTTCGCACGGCGATCCGCAAGTTTCGTGAGGCCGTCGCGGCCGGCGAGAAAGACAAAGCCGCCGAGCTGTTGGTCTCGACCAGCCGCAAACTGGACAAGGCGGCCACCAAGGGCGTGATCCACAAAAATCAGGCGGCGAACAAGAAGTCGGCGCTGGCGCGGGCCTATAACAAGCTCTGA